One part of the Clostridium thermosuccinogenes genome encodes these proteins:
- a CDS encoding ABC transporter ATP-binding protein/permease, with protein sequence MLALKNIKKSYTTGSFTQVALNGINLNFRENEFVAILGPSGSGKTTCLNVIGGLDRYDSGDLVINGKSTKSFKDVDWDAYRNNSIGFIFQSYNLITHLNIIDNVEMGMTLSGVSAGAKRKKAMEVLERVGLKEHMHKKPNQLSGGQMQRVAIARALANDPDIILADEPTGALDSTTSKQIMDLIKEIAKDKLVIMVTHNPEIARTYADRIIEFKDGEVVSDSRPLPDVEISPNYKLKKTKMSFFTALKLSANNIRTKKGRTFLTAFASSIGIIGIALILSLSNGFDKKIAEYESETLSNFPIMISQSAAEIDADMLKERQSAMMGATDEDAYPDEKVVYPTEPIIEKITHTNILTDEYMEHIENIDPELVSGISYTRMLKINLLKKQDDKATIINADSMSFTSYPKSLGGDNTRYLELNYDVLAGSYPKGMNDVVLIVDNKNQIDKTILQNFGLEYESDSIPFEDIIGYEFRAILNNDFYKANDSFFMINGDPTNLIDLYNNENAIPLKVVGILRPKEHIKIPLLPEGFAYSDELAEFIIKDAANSEIVLKQKDSEFNVLTGAPFDESDLDFNGVSSKEAVLSVLGANDTPYMISIYPASFSAKDDILTYLDKYNEGKSETDKVVYTDLAGKVTELSGGIMDAITIVLIAFSSISLVVSLIMVGIITYISVLERTREIGVLRSLGARKKDITRVFNAETFIIGLCSGVMGIVIARLLIFPINSIIKRMTTLPNVAQLNPVHAAALVLLSLALTVLGGTIPAKIAARKDPVEALRAE encoded by the coding sequence ATGCTTGCACTTAAGAACATTAAAAAAAGCTATACTACCGGCAGCTTTACCCAGGTTGCATTAAACGGCATCAACCTGAATTTTCGTGAAAACGAATTTGTCGCAATTCTCGGCCCCAGCGGTTCAGGCAAGACCACCTGCCTCAATGTAATCGGCGGGTTGGATAGATACGACAGCGGCGATTTGGTCATCAACGGAAAATCCACAAAGAGCTTTAAGGATGTGGACTGGGATGCCTATCGCAACAACAGTATCGGTTTCATATTTCAAAGCTATAATCTTATCACCCATTTGAACATAATCGACAATGTAGAAATGGGCATGACGTTAAGCGGTGTCTCTGCAGGAGCCAAAAGGAAAAAAGCCATGGAAGTTCTGGAGAGGGTAGGCTTAAAGGAGCATATGCACAAAAAGCCAAACCAGCTTTCCGGTGGCCAAATGCAGAGGGTTGCCATCGCCAGAGCCCTGGCCAATGATCCGGATATAATTTTGGCCGATGAGCCTACCGGAGCCTTGGATTCTACAACCAGCAAACAGATTATGGATTTAATCAAGGAAATCGCCAAGGATAAGCTGGTTATAATGGTTACCCATAACCCCGAAATCGCACGGACCTATGCCGATAGGATCATTGAATTCAAGGATGGTGAAGTGGTATCGGATTCCCGTCCCCTGCCGGACGTGGAGATAAGCCCCAATTACAAGCTTAAGAAGACAAAAATGAGCTTTTTTACAGCGCTGAAGCTGTCTGCCAACAATATCAGGACTAAAAAGGGAAGGACTTTTCTCACCGCCTTTGCCTCCAGCATAGGCATCATAGGCATAGCTCTGATTTTGTCCTTGTCCAACGGTTTTGATAAAAAAATAGCGGAGTATGAGTCGGAGACCTTATCCAACTTCCCCATCATGATAAGCCAGTCGGCAGCAGAGATAGATGCCGATATGCTCAAAGAGCGGCAAAGCGCTATGATGGGAGCTACCGATGAAGACGCTTATCCGGATGAAAAGGTGGTATATCCTACTGAGCCTATTATAGAAAAGATCACCCATACCAACATCCTGACCGACGAATATATGGAGCATATAGAGAATATCGATCCCGAACTGGTATCTGGTATATCTTATACTCGAATGCTCAAGATAAATCTTCTCAAAAAGCAGGATGATAAAGCAACCATTATAAACGCAGACAGCATGAGCTTTACCTCCTATCCCAAATCGCTAGGAGGAGACAACACAAGATATCTGGAGCTGAATTACGATGTGCTGGCCGGTTCCTATCCTAAGGGTATGAACGATGTTGTTCTGATTGTGGACAATAAGAACCAGATAGACAAAACCATCCTGCAAAACTTCGGGCTGGAATATGAATCTGACAGCATCCCCTTTGAGGATATCATCGGATATGAGTTCCGGGCGATTCTCAATAACGATTTTTACAAGGCAAACGACAGCTTTTTTATGATTAACGGTGATCCCACCAATCTAATTGATTTGTACAATAATGAAAATGCCATACCGCTTAAAGTTGTCGGTATTTTAAGGCCTAAAGAGCACATAAAAATACCCCTGCTTCCTGAAGGCTTTGCCTATTCCGATGAACTGGCCGAATTCATCATCAAGGATGCGGCTAATTCGGAGATAGTGTTAAAACAGAAGGACTCTGAGTTTAATGTGCTGACCGGCGCACCCTTTGATGAAAGTGACCTTGATTTTAACGGTGTATCATCAAAAGAAGCGGTGTTGTCCGTTTTGGGCGCCAATGATACCCCATACATGATATCCATATATCCGGCCAGCTTCAGTGCAAAGGATGATATCCTGACCTATCTGGACAAATATAACGAAGGCAAGTCGGAAACCGACAAGGTGGTATATACCGATCTGGCCGGAAAAGTGACCGAGCTTTCCGGAGGCATAATGGACGCCATCACCATAGTTCTTATAGCCTTCTCCTCCATCTCCCTGGTGGTATCCCTCATAATGGTGGGTATAATCACATATATTTCAGTGCTGGAAAGGACCAGGGAAATCGGAGTGCTAAGGTCTCTGGGAGCCCGCAAAAAGGATATCACCCGCGTATTCAATGCAGAGACCTTTATCATTGGGCTTTGCTCCGGAGTTATGGGCATTGTCATCGCCAGACTGCTGATCTTCCCCATCAACTCCATTATTAAAAGAATGACCACCTTGCCCAATGTAGCCCAGCTTAACCCTGTTCATGCAGCTGCATTGGTTTTGTTAAGCCTTGCGCTTACTGTCCTGGGTGGTACTATTCCTGCAAAAATAGCAGCCAGAAAAGACCCTGTGGAGGCATTGAGGGCTGAATAA
- the thrS gene encoding threonine--tRNA ligase produces the protein MIKVMLKDGSSKEFNEGIAIKEVAESISAGLARVALAGEVDGEVKDLNYKLEKDCKLNLLTWDDEGGKRAYRHTTSHIMAQAVKRLYPNVKLAIGPSIDNGFYYDFDTDKPFSVEELEAIEKEMAKIIKEDYPLERFTLPRDEAIRYMEERNEPYKVELIRDLPEGEEISFYKQGEFVDLCAGPHLPSTGKVKAFKLLSVAGAYWRGDEKNKMLQRIYGTAFSKKSELDEYLLRLEEAKKRDHRKLGKELDLFDILEEGPGFPFFMPKGMVLRNVLEEYWREEHRKRGYQEIKTPIILNEDLWHRSGHWDHYKENMYFTKIDEGNFAIKPMNCPGGMLVYKRRLHSYRDLPQRMAELGLVHRHELSGALHGLMRVRCFTQDDAHIFMTPDQIRDEVLAVIELIDDFYKVFGFKYHVELSTRPENSMGSDEDWEMATDALKNALEAKNMDYKVNEGDGAFYGPKIDFHLEDSLGRTWQCGTIQLDFQMPERFDLTYVGADGEKHRPVMIHRVVFGSIERFIAILTEHFAGAFPVWLSPVQVKILALVEKHHPYVLELKRAMEEKGIRVEVDLRNEKIGYKIREAQMEKVPYMLVIGDQETENRTVAVRSRKEGQLGSMKVEEFISKVLDEIKSKAM, from the coding sequence ATGATTAAAGTCATGCTTAAGGATGGCAGCAGCAAAGAGTTTAACGAAGGCATCGCAATAAAGGAAGTAGCAGAAAGCATAAGTGCAGGACTGGCAAGAGTTGCTCTGGCAGGAGAGGTCGATGGTGAGGTAAAAGACCTTAATTACAAGCTGGAAAAGGACTGCAAATTAAACCTGCTCACTTGGGATGACGAAGGAGGAAAACGGGCTTACAGGCATACAACCTCCCATATCATGGCACAGGCCGTAAAAAGGCTTTATCCGAATGTAAAACTGGCGATAGGCCCATCCATAGATAACGGTTTTTACTATGACTTTGATACTGACAAGCCTTTTTCAGTAGAAGAACTGGAAGCAATTGAAAAGGAAATGGCCAAGATAATCAAGGAGGACTATCCCCTGGAGAGGTTTACCCTTCCGAGGGATGAAGCTATCCGTTATATGGAGGAAAGAAACGAGCCCTATAAGGTTGAGCTGATTCGTGACCTGCCGGAAGGCGAAGAAATATCCTTCTACAAGCAGGGAGAATTTGTAGACCTCTGTGCCGGTCCGCATCTGCCTTCAACAGGCAAAGTAAAAGCTTTCAAGCTTTTATCGGTAGCCGGTGCATACTGGAGGGGCGATGAAAAGAATAAAATGCTCCAGAGGATATACGGCACTGCCTTTTCAAAGAAGAGCGAGCTGGATGAATACCTGTTACGCCTGGAAGAGGCTAAAAAGAGGGATCACAGGAAGCTGGGCAAGGAGCTGGATTTGTTTGATATACTGGAGGAAGGCCCAGGGTTCCCGTTCTTCATGCCCAAGGGTATGGTGCTCAGAAATGTGCTGGAGGAGTACTGGCGGGAAGAGCATCGCAAGAGAGGCTATCAGGAGATAAAAACCCCGATAATACTGAACGAGGATTTATGGCACCGTTCGGGACATTGGGACCATTACAAGGAAAACATGTATTTTACAAAAATAGACGAAGGCAACTTCGCCATTAAACCCATGAACTGCCCTGGCGGAATGCTGGTGTATAAAAGAAGGCTCCACTCATACAGGGATTTGCCTCAGAGGATGGCGGAACTGGGTCTGGTGCACAGGCATGAGCTGTCCGGCGCCCTGCACGGGTTGATGAGGGTAAGATGCTTTACCCAGGACGATGCCCATATATTCATGACTCCGGACCAGATAAGGGATGAGGTTCTGGCAGTAATAGAACTCATAGATGACTTTTATAAGGTGTTTGGCTTCAAGTACCATGTAGAGCTTTCCACAAGACCGGAAAATTCCATGGGTTCCGATGAGGATTGGGAAATGGCTACTGATGCATTGAAAAATGCGCTGGAAGCCAAAAATATGGATTATAAGGTGAACGAAGGAGATGGAGCTTTCTATGGACCAAAGATTGACTTCCATCTTGAGGATTCCTTGGGACGTACATGGCAGTGCGGAACAATACAGCTCGATTTCCAGATGCCTGAGAGATTTGATTTGACTTATGTGGGAGCAGACGGTGAGAAGCACAGGCCTGTAATGATTCACAGGGTTGTGTTTGGCAGCATTGAAAGGTTTATAGCAATACTTACGGAGCATTTTGCCGGAGCTTTCCCCGTATGGCTTTCACCGGTACAGGTAAAAATCCTCGCTCTGGTGGAAAAACACCATCCCTATGTGCTAGAGCTTAAGAGGGCCATGGAGGAAAAAGGAATCCGCGTTGAGGTGGATCTCAGAAATGAGAAGATTGGCTACAAGATAAGGGAAGCTCAAATGGAAAAAGTTCCGTATATGCTTGTAATCGGCGACCAGGAAACGGAAAACAGGACAGTTGCCGTAAGATCCAGGAAGGAAGGGCAGCTGGGCTCCATGAAAGTTGAAGAGTTTATAAGCAAGGTGCTGGATGAAATAAAAAGCAAGGCAATGTAA
- a CDS encoding glycoside hydrolase family 76 protein, translating into MRIDWATRAQTAQEELKYNFWNEELGIMNQTCPGENISKDNLIYWWHAHVIDALMDGYERTKDFGYIELIDTIIANVKRINGNTLLHNYYDDMEWMALALLRVYDATKNEFYKEQVLILWESIKTAWNDHMGGGMAWKKDQLDYKNTPANAPASILASRLYQRFNRPDDFKWAHKIYNWNKDNLMDPNTGFVWDGINRLGDGKIDYDWEYTYCQGVFIGAGIELYRITGDIMYINDAVRTAEFALKRFIDAESGMLPDEGKDDCGLFKGIFVRYLCELVKMRPDMLNIRKMLIHNATVMWESGRNERGLISRGWKGKVEPVVQLCAQLSGLMLLEMVALLDPDPGILTVESV; encoded by the coding sequence GTGCGAATTGACTGGGCTACAAGAGCGCAAACAGCGCAGGAAGAACTGAAATATAATTTTTGGAATGAAGAACTGGGAATAATGAATCAAACCTGTCCCGGAGAAAACATCAGCAAGGACAATTTGATATACTGGTGGCACGCCCATGTGATTGATGCTTTGATGGATGGTTATGAAAGGACCAAGGATTTTGGTTATATTGAGCTAATCGACACGATTATTGCCAACGTGAAAAGAATAAATGGAAATACGCTGCTGCACAATTATTATGATGATATGGAGTGGATGGCCCTTGCGCTTCTAAGGGTATATGATGCAACAAAGAATGAGTTTTACAAAGAACAGGTCCTGATACTATGGGAGAGCATTAAGACGGCGTGGAATGATCACATGGGCGGGGGTATGGCCTGGAAAAAAGATCAGCTGGACTATAAGAATACGCCTGCCAATGCGCCGGCTTCAATACTTGCATCCAGATTGTACCAGAGATTTAATCGGCCGGATGATTTTAAATGGGCGCATAAAATCTATAACTGGAATAAGGACAACCTGATGGACCCCAATACCGGTTTTGTATGGGATGGAATAAACCGCCTGGGAGATGGGAAAATTGATTATGACTGGGAGTATACTTATTGCCAGGGTGTTTTTATAGGAGCTGGCATTGAATTGTACAGGATAACCGGCGACATAATGTATATCAATGATGCTGTACGCACGGCGGAGTTTGCGTTAAAACGCTTTATCGATGCTGAAAGCGGTATGCTGCCCGACGAAGGAAAGGACGATTGCGGGCTGTTTAAAGGCATATTTGTACGATATTTGTGTGAACTGGTAAAAATGCGTCCTGATATGCTCAATATCAGAAAGATGTTGATTCATAATGCAACGGTCATGTGGGAGTCCGGAAGAAATGAACGCGGTCTTATCAGCAGGGGGTGGAAAGGCAAAGTCGAGCCTGTTGTGCAGCTATGTGCGCAGCTCAGCGGTCTTATGCTGCTGGAGATGGTGGCCTTGCTTGATCCTGATCCCGGCATTCTCACGGTGGAAAGCGTGTAA
- a CDS encoding glycoside hydrolase family 76 protein, with protein sequence MLKGVKGKRLFAMALIFNFLFSSVVFFADSSNVHAFTAANAETAMEDFLNVFYDPVKKYFYTNSDRQIHEHAAGPENGLYTDYWWEAQIWQTIMDAYERTNDPKYLNLIHDIYDGFNSAYPNWESNPFNDDIAWWALGSIRAYEITGDTRYKTRAKEMFDHIWQSWSSDFGGGIWWNTINFLPQKNVATNATAAIIAVRLYNAYNDPSYLSKAHDLYNWLENTLYAGNGYVYDQYRQGEGLIDWEFTYNFGGFAGASLELYKVTGNSRYLTNATDCVDWVFNNMTVDGTTLLYEGIDDVPAFKMIFMRNVKRLVYEANQTQYLKFLQDNATQAWNHRRTSDGIIGPDWSLTPDSGYIQSIAAAAGVDILFLSDPDNFTGVVVGSGTYEAENARRFNVPVEDNDYERPGYSGRSYVAGWNQNGSSVLFPVNVQSNGIYAITFRYSAAAGNAVRKLTVNGVSMGNVAFTQTSSWSDWSSVSVYVPLIQGTNKVELIFDSSSGSTNYLNLDKITVAEASGRIYEAESAVLHNLSTESTYGDYSGSGYIAGWNSNGQWVDFNVNVDTAGYYNLIFRYAAGAGNASRYLYVNGTGVVDNQAFSATGSWSNYSIVTVSNVYLHSGSNTISLIFNSSKGSTNWLNLDYLQIVQ encoded by the coding sequence ATGTTGAAGGGTGTTAAAGGTAAAAGATTGTTTGCAATGGCCCTTATTTTCAACTTCTTGTTTTCTTCTGTGGTGTTTTTTGCTGACAGCAGTAATGTTCATGCATTTACAGCCGCAAATGCGGAAACAGCCATGGAGGATTTTCTTAACGTATTTTATGACCCGGTAAAAAAATACTTTTATACAAATAGCGACAGACAAATTCATGAACACGCAGCTGGTCCGGAAAATGGGCTTTATACGGATTACTGGTGGGAGGCACAAATATGGCAAACAATAATGGATGCTTATGAAAGGACGAATGATCCCAAATATCTTAACTTAATACATGATATCTATGATGGATTTAACTCTGCATATCCGAACTGGGAAAGCAATCCCTTCAATGATGACATTGCCTGGTGGGCGCTGGGTTCAATCCGCGCCTATGAGATAACGGGAGATACACGGTACAAGACACGGGCCAAGGAGATGTTTGATCATATATGGCAGTCATGGTCCTCGGATTTCGGAGGCGGAATATGGTGGAACACCATCAATTTCCTGCCGCAAAAGAACGTGGCTACCAATGCTACTGCGGCTATTATTGCTGTCAGGCTTTACAACGCATATAACGACCCGAGCTATCTGAGCAAAGCCCATGATCTTTACAATTGGCTGGAAAACACTTTGTACGCAGGAAACGGATATGTATATGATCAATACAGGCAGGGTGAAGGCCTCATAGATTGGGAATTCACATATAATTTTGGCGGTTTTGCAGGAGCATCTCTTGAGCTTTATAAAGTGACGGGCAACTCAAGGTATTTGACCAATGCCACCGATTGTGTCGATTGGGTATTTAACAACATGACTGTTGACGGAACAACATTATTATATGAGGGAATTGATGATGTGCCGGCTTTTAAAATGATATTTATGCGGAATGTAAAACGCCTGGTATACGAAGCGAACCAAACCCAGTATTTGAAGTTCCTGCAGGACAACGCAACCCAGGCATGGAATCATAGACGTACTTCCGATGGAATCATAGGACCTGATTGGTCGTTGACGCCTGACAGCGGGTACATACAGAGCATTGCTGCTGCGGCGGGCGTGGATATTCTGTTTCTTTCCGACCCAGACAACTTTACAGGAGTAGTTGTCGGTTCCGGGACTTATGAGGCTGAAAATGCCAGACGTTTTAACGTACCCGTTGAGGACAATGACTATGAACGTCCCGGATATAGCGGTCGAAGTTATGTTGCAGGCTGGAACCAGAATGGTTCTTCGGTTCTGTTCCCTGTAAACGTTCAATCTAACGGCATTTATGCCATAACGTTCCGATATTCTGCAGCAGCCGGGAATGCCGTCAGAAAATTAACTGTCAATGGTGTATCGATGGGCAACGTTGCTTTCACTCAAACATCCAGCTGGTCAGACTGGAGCAGTGTATCGGTTTATGTGCCTTTGATTCAGGGGACCAATAAAGTGGAACTTATTTTTGACAGCAGTTCAGGCAGCACAAATTATTTAAATCTGGATAAGATAACCGTAGCAGAGGCTTCCGGTCGGATTTATGAAGCAGAAAGCGCTGTGCTTCACAATCTTTCAACCGAATCAACCTATGGGGATTATTCGGGCAGCGGATATATTGCCGGGTGGAACAGCAACGGGCAATGGGTTGACTTCAACGTCAATGTGGACACCGCAGGATATTATAATCTGATATTCCGTTATGCTGCAGGCGCGGGAAATGCAAGCCGCTACTTATACGTTAACGGAACGGGAGTGGTGGACAATCAGGCATTTTCAGCAACCGGCAGCTGGTCCAATTATAGTATCGTTACTGTTTCAAACGTATATTTGCATAGTGGAAGCAATACGATATCCCTTATTTTTAACAGTTCAAAAGGAAGCACCAACTGGCTTAACCTGGATTATCTCCAGATTGTGCAATAA
- a CDS encoding glycoside hydrolase family 76 protein: MKKATFLIFLLSSLMLSGCTNKTSTEKISTDKVSTDKTSIDKVSADSANNINNPREKEDETVMENMQITYQKKAESLYEKILELYSVEGTNLFLENYPPKPEDNAVSYLWPYSAMFSAANAIIKLPGNKEKYIDSYEKILAGLEHYYDDIRKPAAYEAYPGEFGGSDRYYDDNMWLGLDFIEAYRTFGDKKYLEKAERIFEFVKSGWTDELGGGIYWCEQKKESKNTCSNGPAAILALMLYEETQKEEYYEWGLKIYNWTKDNLQSPSGVYWDNIDLKGNIDKATYTYNSGTMLHASVLLYNITKEDKYLLEAQKVAKASLEHFTEKKQDICFYPANNPWFTDILYRGYIELYKVDGNPRYINSIIDNIDYAWENAKDENGLLESDWSGVVKNRNKPLLDVSCMVEMYARTALLRD, translated from the coding sequence ATGAAAAAAGCAACATTTTTGATATTTTTGCTGTCCTCTTTGATGTTATCCGGTTGCACAAATAAAACAAGTACAGAAAAAATAAGTACAGATAAAGTAAGTACAGATAAAACAAGTATAGATAAAGTAAGTGCAGACAGCGCAAATAACATTAATAATCCCAGGGAAAAGGAAGATGAGACAGTGATGGAAAATATGCAAATTACATATCAGAAAAAAGCAGAATCATTATATGAAAAGATATTGGAGCTTTATTCCGTAGAAGGAACCAATCTGTTTCTCGAAAATTATCCTCCAAAACCGGAAGATAATGCAGTTTCATATTTATGGCCGTATTCAGCTATGTTTTCTGCTGCCAATGCCATAATTAAACTTCCCGGAAACAAAGAGAAATATATCGACTCATATGAAAAAATATTGGCAGGATTGGAGCATTATTATGACGATATACGGAAACCTGCGGCATATGAAGCTTATCCCGGTGAATTTGGGGGCTCTGACAGATACTATGATGACAATATGTGGTTGGGTCTGGATTTTATTGAGGCCTATAGAACTTTTGGAGATAAAAAATATCTGGAAAAGGCTGAAAGGATATTTGAGTTTGTAAAAAGCGGATGGACTGATGAGTTGGGAGGTGGTATATACTGGTGTGAACAAAAGAAGGAATCAAAAAACACATGTTCAAACGGACCTGCTGCGATACTGGCTCTGATGCTGTATGAAGAAACTCAGAAAGAGGAGTACTACGAGTGGGGACTTAAAATATACAATTGGACAAAGGACAACTTGCAGTCACCGTCCGGAGTTTATTGGGATAACATTGACCTTAAAGGAAACATTGACAAGGCTACATATACTTATAACAGCGGTACTATGCTCCATGCCTCGGTTTTACTGTACAACATAACCAAGGAAGATAAATATCTTCTGGAAGCGCAGAAAGTGGCCAAAGCAAGTCTTGAGCATTTTACGGAGAAAAAACAGGATATTTGCTTTTATCCTGCTAATAATCCGTGGTTTACCGATATTCTTTACAGAGGTTATATAGAGCTTTATAAGGTCGACGGAAATCCCCGTTACATCAACTCCATTATAGACAATATCGATTACGCATGGGAGAATGCGAAGGATGAAAACGGACTTTTGGAAAGTGACTGGAGTGGTGTTGTAAAAAACCGGAATAAACCATTGCTTGATGTAAGCTGCATGGTGGAAATGTACGCCAGAACTGCCTTGCTTAGGGACTAG
- a CDS encoding carbohydrate ABC transporter permease codes for MHRESVGKKYMEGILYYILLIPIAIIMILPFYWSLITSFKYNEDIFAIPIIWIPNRITLQHYIDAFTTVPYARYFANSFYLASLGVISNLFFGSLGGYAFAKLRFKGRNLIFRILLSSFMVPGIVTMIPQFLVVKNFPLVGGNDILGKGGTGLLNTYWAIVLPGAAGAFAVFFMRQFFVTLPTELAEASRIEGAGEFRIFWSIYMPLTKPALAALAIFTFQAGWNNFLWPMIVLNDPQKATIQMGLQAFSYNRNTEYGAMMAGSLIAIIPILVLFVFAQKYFIKGIAFSGMKV; via the coding sequence ATGCATAGAGAAAGTGTCGGTAAGAAATACATGGAAGGCATCTTATACTATATTCTGCTGATTCCTATCGCAATCATTATGATACTTCCATTTTACTGGTCATTGATAACATCCTTTAAGTATAATGAGGATATTTTTGCCATACCCATCATATGGATACCGAACAGAATTACTTTACAGCATTATATTGATGCGTTTACCACTGTACCGTATGCCAGATATTTTGCTAACTCCTTTTATCTTGCCTCTTTGGGCGTTATTTCGAATCTGTTCTTTGGCTCCCTGGGAGGTTATGCCTTTGCAAAGCTGAGATTTAAGGGAAGAAACCTGATTTTCAGAATATTGCTTTCATCCTTTATGGTTCCGGGTATTGTAACCATGATACCTCAATTTCTTGTAGTAAAGAATTTTCCGCTGGTGGGAGGAAATGACATACTGGGAAAAGGCGGTACCGGTTTGCTGAACACTTACTGGGCGATTGTCCTTCCTGGAGCTGCAGGAGCCTTTGCGGTATTTTTCATGCGACAGTTCTTTGTGACGCTGCCCACTGAACTGGCTGAAGCCTCCAGAATAGAGGGGGCCGGTGAATTCAGAATCTTTTGGAGCATATACATGCCCTTGACCAAGCCGGCACTGGCTGCATTAGCCATATTTACCTTCCAGGCCGGATGGAACAACTTCCTGTGGCCGATGATTGTGTTGAACGATCCTCAGAAAGCCACAATACAAATGGGACTTCAGGCCTTTTCATATAACCGGAATACGGAATATGGAGCTATGATGGCAGGTTCTCTGATAGCCATTATTCCGATATTAGTGCTGTTTGTTTTTGCACAGAAGTACTTCATCAAGGGTATTGCATTTTCAGGCATGAAAGTATGA
- a CDS encoding carbohydrate ABC transporter permease gives MLLTYGTAQTDKGIKAVKRHKLGRYQAIMGYLFIAPSVVLYIIFTGIPIISAFYLSFTNYDVLSTAKWVGLKNYKKLLDDEIFITSLLNILFYVVMYVPLMVVCSLLIALLLNRKLPGTNLFRTIYYIPGLTSSIAAATVWMWILNPEYGLLNQILSYVGITGPAWLANTSTAMISIVIVTLWQGIGGNMVIYMAGLQGIPATLYESAKLDGANKWQLFFYITLPGLRPTTFFIFIMSMIGSFQLFDQAFAMTQGGPGYATTTPVYLIYNEGFNQLNMGYASAMAFALFVIILVFSIINFRLNSSEQEE, from the coding sequence ATGCTTTTGACTTATGGCACAGCACAGACCGATAAGGGTATAAAAGCCGTAAAAAGACACAAGTTGGGACGTTATCAAGCCATAATGGGATACTTGTTTATTGCCCCAAGTGTTGTTCTATATATTATTTTTACCGGCATACCCATTATAAGTGCATTTTATCTAAGCTTTACCAATTATGACGTTTTATCAACAGCGAAATGGGTAGGGCTGAAGAATTACAAAAAGCTCTTAGATGATGAAATATTTATTACGTCTTTACTAAATATTTTATTCTATGTGGTTATGTATGTCCCATTGATGGTTGTATGCTCATTGCTCATCGCTCTCTTATTGAACCGGAAATTGCCGGGTACTAACCTATTTAGAACAATTTACTACATTCCTGGCTTGACTTCGTCAATTGCTGCAGCCACAGTATGGATGTGGATATTAAATCCCGAATACGGACTTCTGAATCAGATTTTGAGTTATGTCGGTATAACCGGACCTGCCTGGTTAGCCAATACAAGCACAGCTATGATATCCATTGTGATAGTCACCTTGTGGCAGGGAATAGGTGGCAATATGGTAATATATATGGCTGGATTACAAGGAATACCAGCTACGCTTTACGAATCCGCTAAACTGGATGGAGCTAATAAGTGGCAGTTGTTTTTTTATATAACACTACCAGGCTTGAGACCTACTACTTTTTTCATATTTATCATGTCGATGATAGGTTCATTCCAGTTGTTTGACCAGGCATTTGCCATGACCCAGGGAGGCCCTGGATATGCGACAACTACTCCTGTCTATTTGATATACAACGAGGGGTTCAATCAATTGAACATGGGGTATGCCTCTGCTATGGCATTTGCATTATTTGTAATAATCCTGGTATTTTCAATTATAAACTTTAGATTAAACAGTTCTGAACAGGAGGAATAG